From a region of the Impatiens glandulifera chromosome 4, dImpGla2.1, whole genome shotgun sequence genome:
- the LOC124934762 gene encoding homeobox-leucine zipper protein HDG12-like encodes MSTSKRIGSLPNRARAWPDTKSSEILGKNEKEQGYTLREENDMLKVESHSLKELIDVYTCNACKVFTPAELEKLANVRQLQAENLQLRHQYYDECNSTMAMGIPVQLIQDFLPPMQVPSFNQSNGGFLGESSMEPINPNFNSMNTVMNPQQDSETWSMMQTIGLAREEVVNLLNVNEPYWLKDMTDGRYNIHRDTYNAKFLNTSVRENRHQNGFHTRIESSKDEAILTMSASRVAEMLMDSKMRVDYIFPTIITEAFTIKEYGNQTSPRQVGSIKLVFEQMHLLTPFVTPRDYCFVRFCEKVTEGMWLIVEVSHDFNDSSLQLNSPSRAWRLPSGCLIKDVSHGVSQVTWVEHVEVEDNVPIHLLYKDLIFRGLAFSADRWVQTLSTSCHRMNCHDNILQNQFDSPLQKMGVLGAMTQEDRKCIMNITNKMRKRFCGNMNMIDNLEMVRLNDNEVYLSLCRDQQNVIPSSGLIVNVATSFWLDAPCQVVIDFLKNVNLRAQWDAVCNGGAAEEIVCIRFGDQLDNSISIIKPHIESTNNLLVIQETLVDPLGAVIAYAPIDREDFIEELYGSWSKPLLVSGFIISKDGNPECMRINHGGASTSRNVAPAFPNGSLITTAFQVMSYSKDINMEFMNIVTSIISTTVDRIKLAFNCPNPSV; translated from the exons ATGTCCACATCCAAACGAATTGGATCGTTGCCGAATCGGGCAAGAGCTTGGCCTGACACCAAATCAAGTGAGATTTTG GGAAAAAATGAAAAGGAACAAGGATATACTCTCCGAGAGGAGAACGACATGTTAAAAGTTGAGAGTCATTCTTTAAAAGAATTGATTGATGTGTACACGTGCAATGCATGTAAGGTTTTTACTCCGGCTGAACTCGAGAAACTTGCCAATGTAAGACAACTTCAAGCCGAAAACTTGCAATTGAGGCATCAG TACTATGATGAATGTAATTCTACTATGGCCATGGGAATACCTGTCCAGCTAATCCAAGACTTCCTACCACCAATGCAAGTTCCTTCGTTCAATCAATCCAATGGAGGATTTTTAGGAGAATCATCAATGGAACCAATCAATCCCAATTTCAATAGTATGAATACAGTTATGAATCCACAACAAGATTCTGAGACGTGGAGCATGATGCAAACAATTGGGTTGGCTAGGGAGGAAGTAGTGAACCTATTGAATGTAAACGAGCCATATTGGCTAAAAGATATGACTGATGGAAGGTACAACATTCATAGGGATACATATAACGCCAAATTCTTGAACACAAGTGTCCGAGAAAATCGCCATCAAAATGGATTCCATACTCGCATTGAATCGTCGAAAGATGAAGCAATCTTGACAATGAGTGCTTCGAGAGTGGCTGAAATGCTAATGGATTCG AAAATGAGGGTAGACTATATTTTCCCTACTATCATAACAGAAGCTTTCACAATCAAAGAATATGGAAATCAAACCTCGCCTCGCCAAGTCGGGAGTATAAAACTG GTTTTTGAGCAGATGCATTTACTTACCCCATTTGTTACTCCAAGAGATTATTGCTTTGTTCGTTTTTGTGAAAAGGTCACTGAAGGAATGTGGCTAATAGTGGAGGTCTCTCATGACTTTAACGATAGTAGTTTACAATTGAATTCCCCCTCTCGTGCATGGAGGCTTCCTTCTGGCTGTCTAATCAAGGATGTTTCTCACGGAGTCTCTCAG GTGACATGGGTGGAACATGTAGAAGTTGAAGACAATGTCCCAATTCATCTGCTTTATAAAGATCTGATCTTTCGTGGATTGGCCTTCAGTGCAGATAGATGGGTTCAAACACTATCAACGTCCTGCCATAGAATGAATTGTCATGATAATATCTTGCAAAACCAATTTGATAGCCCCCTGCAGAAGATGGGAG TGCTAGGTGCCATGACGCAAGAAGATAGGaaatgtataatgaatataacCAACAAGATGAGGAAGAGATTTTGCGGCAACATGAACATGATAGACAATCTTGAAATGGTTCGACTGAATGACAATGAGGTTTATCTCTCTTTATGCCGAGATCAACAAAATGTTATCCCATCCAGTGGCCTGATTGTGAACGTTGCTACCTCATTTTGGCTTGACGCTCCATGTCAAGTGGTTATCGATTTCTTAAAAAATGTTAACCTAAGAGCTCAG TGGGATGCTGTTTGCAATGGAGGAGCCGCGGAAGAGATTGTTTGCATTAGGTTTGGAGATCAACTAGATAATTCTATCTCTATTATCAAG cCTCATATTGAATCCACAAATAATCTGCTTGTGATCCAAGAGACTCTAGTGGATCCTCTTGGTGCAGTTATAGCTTATGCTCCTATCGATCGTGAAGATTTTATTGAGGAATTATATGGTTCTTGGTCAAAGCCTTTGCTTGTATCtggttttattatttctaaagaCGGAAACCCTGAATGCATGCGGATCAATCATGGAGGAGCTTCGACTTCTAGAAATGTTGCGCCAGCTTTTCCCAATGGTTCTCTCATTACGACAGCTTTCCAAGTTATGTCTTATTCTAAGGACATAAATATGGAATTCATGAACATTGTCACTTCTATTATTTCCACAACCGTGGACCGCATCAAATTAGCTTTCAATTGCCCTAATCCTTCTGTGTGA